The genomic stretch TTTCACGCGCTTTTGCGACACCAACCGCAGCGTCCCCCCTTGCTGATTTTATTTGGTGCTTTAACTCTGCAGCTCCGGCCGCAGGGCTCGGGGCAGAGGGACGTGGTGGCAGCGGTTTTGCACCCTCCCGTGGGTCGCCCGGTGCTGAACCCCGGCAGGatcggtggggctgggggtgggcagcagctcagccctgcctgtgTCCTCGGCTGCTGGGGACCGGAGCTTCAACGTGGGCTCAGAAACGGGGTGTGTGACAGCAGGGCTTGCGCCGTGCGTCGGCATCGGGGTTTCTCCGCCTGCGACAGGCAGGTGACGGAGCTCcaaggattttctttttaccAGCCTTCAGGGACGGAAGTTTTCTAGGAGggacttttttccttcccctgtacCGTTTTTAGCTGCCAAAGAAAACGGGCAGCGTGCGGGGAGTTCCCAAAATAGCCGAGAGGCAAACTGTGAGTAATCCCCGTCCCTCACGCCCTGGCGAGGTGTTTTCCTACATCCCTGCGTTACCTTGGCTGGATGGCCCAGGGGCTGCAccgctgctcccagcccttcccgcccctcctcctcctccccatccctgggcacccGGAGCCAGTTTGCAAGGAGGGAGCCCGGTCCCACGGCACCCGAGCGGCCGGTGGGCGCTGGCGGGAGCTGCGATGAGCTCAGCCAGGGGAAGGGATTAGTCACCGGCTCGCCGGGGCTGAGCACacatgggatgggacgggacgggatggaACAGGATGGGATGGAAAGGGATGGAGGTGCCTCCACAGGGTTTTGGCTCTTCCTCaaggagaggtggggaaggaacAAGCAGATCTGGCCCCACGGAGCTGGCAGGAGCAGccggagggaggaggtggtgccCGTGGAGGGATCCCTGGGATGTGTGtggggctggtggtgctggtACCGGGGTCTCGGTGTGCCCGGCTGGCTCCTGCCCACCAGGCTCCAGCTGGCTGGGGCAGGATGATGGTGTGCTTTAGAAGTCCATGGAAGAGGTCCCCACTTCCCATCTGGCCATGGGACACCCATGTGGCACCCAGCTATGGGGTGCCTGGCCATGGGGCAACACCATGGGGGTCTCCTCCAGCTCTACCTgttccctccctcacccccatccccagctggACCCACCGGGGCACCCTTCCCCCTTGCTTGGGCACACTCTGAGcttggaaatccttggagaaacCTCTTACCTAGCAGAGGAGGGACTCAGTGGGCAGCAATGTGGGAGCAATCCAGGTGGGAGGGAATGCTTGGTGGGGCTGGGACCAAGGGGATCCTGCTCGTGGCCAGAGCAGCATCTCCTGATGGCCATGGGggtctctccccacccccagcccgcAAGCCATGGCCTACCACAGCTTCCTGCTGGAGCCCATCAGCTGCCATGCCTGGAACAAAGACCGGACCCGTAAGTACGGCCCAGACACCCCATCCCCAAATCCCCAGGGATGTCCCAAAGCACCGGCTGAACATCCCTGTGGAGGGTGATGCTCCCCCgggatggggcagagctgggtcggggctgggtttggggaagCATGTCCTGCTACGGACAGGTTTTGGGACTGGGACAGCACTTGTCCCCCCTAGTCCCACTACTGGGACAAAGCCACAGCCTCCGGGCCCTAGGGATCGCAACGGctggcactgggagggattggcAAAGCACCGCGGAggagaggggagcggggccgggtgATTCATGGCTGATGGCATTTCCCGGCCGCGGCGCAGGGGGTGTGGGAGGGAACAAAAAGGGCTTTCTCTGCTGGGGCCGGCAtgctgggcaggcagggcaggacggGGCCAGATGGGAGCTGAGCACCCGCagccgtcccgtcccgtcccgtcccatcccatcccatcccatcccatcccatcccaccagccccatggGACCACACGCTGGGCTGTCAGGTCTGGGGGAGCTTCTCCCTTCCCCATAGGGACAGTTTGCCCCCCCCTTCTTCGTGGCAGCATGGAGTGGAGTTTGGGGAGCTTGGGGGGACCCCACTGTGCAGATGGGGTTCAGTGGGGTCCCACCGTGCCCTGCCgagcctggagaacaggaagggGCAGGTCGATGCTGGCTGgccccgctccctctcccccGGCAGAGCCCATGACCCAGGGGAGGGCTTTACTCCAGCTGCTCTTGCCCCGCAGAGATCGCCCTCTGTCCCAACAACCATGAGGTCCACATCTACCGCAAGGACGGGGCCAAGTGGACCAAAGTCCATGAGCTGAAGGAGCACAACGGGCAAGTGACAGGTGAGTCCTGGCTGATGGAGGGGATAGGGACACGGATGGTGGGTGACCCTACCCCTGAGCTGGTCCCAGCCCTGCTCGGTGGCACTGGCAGCTCCTGGATGGGACTTGTGCAGTGggtagaggagaggaagaaggatgtGTCTACCTCTCCTGGCCCCGATCTACCATGTCAGAAGGCacccagggggtgggggggatgggatgggatgggatgggatgggatgggatgattTGAGATGGATGTGGGAGTAGGGCAAAGAGGGACTCTGGAGCAGGGACCACCCAGAACAGCTCTGCCTTCAAATGGCCTCCAGCCCTGAGTCACCCGTCCACTTGGCTCCTTGGGCCACCATcaccccccttctcccttccaggCATCGACTGGGCCCCTGAGAGCAACCGGCTGGTGACATGTGGGACCGACCGCAATGCCTACGTCTGGACCCTGAAGGGCAATGTCTGGAAACCCACCCTGGTCATCCTGAGGATCAACCGGGCTGCCCGCTGTGTCAAGTGGTCACCCAAGGAGAACAAGTTTGCTGTGGGCAGCGGTTCCCGGCTCATCTCCATCTGCTACTTTGAGCAGGAGAATGACTGGTGAGGCTCTGCCATGGCCTTGTTGGGTCTGTCCtaggggacatggaggggagaAAGATagaggggagatggatggatggatgggtggatggatggatgggacgTAGGGAGATGGAAGGCAGATGAATTGGGAGGTAGGAGACTGGAGAAGTTGAAGGTGAGACAGGATGAgatggaggagagagagaggagctggaggaggaagtgGAGACAgatggggagatggagggaggtACTCCCCATGCACAAGCTGCTACTGCAGGATGGTGGCCCACGGGAGCTCCTGGGGCACTTGGAGCCCTGACCACCCTCAGCCAGCCCCACCAAAAGCCCAGGAGGGgttcctgggggtggtggtgctcCCCCACTGACACCAGACACTCTCCATGCAGGTGGGTTTGCAAGCACATCAAGAAGCCCATTCGCTCGACGGTGCTCAGCCTCGACTGGCACCCCAACAACGTcctcctggctgctggctcctgcgaCTTCAAGTGCCGGTGAGGAGCAGGGGGAGTGGATGACTGGGTACAAGTCGGGGGATACCCCAAAGATGGGTTGGGATTCAATCCTGGCTCAGCACACAGGTGTGGGGGGCAGCCCAGCATCCTGGGTCACTGGTGGGACAGGCTTCACCTCTCCAGTGCTGCTGAGAACTGGGGATAGGGCACAGGGGAGGCTGGGGGATACCCTGGGGACCATCCCAGCATCCAGTGTCCAGGGACACATTGCAGAActctcccctcctcgccccaGGATCTTCTCAGCCTACATCAAGGAGGTGGAGGAGCGGCCCAGCCCCACGCCATGGGGCTCCAAGATGCCCTTCGGGGAGCTGATGTTCGAGTCGAGCAGCAGCTGCGGGTGGGTGCACAGCATCTGCTTCTCGGCCAGCGGAGCCCGGGTTGCCTGGGTGAGCCACGACAGCACCCTCTGCCTCGCCGATGCCAACAAGAAGATGGCGTAAGCAGggctgaggagaggaggggacctgggggggggctgggggtagCCAAGGTCGGGGTGGCAGGGAGGGTTGACCCCAAAACTCACCCAGGGGTGGAGACATCTGGGTTGGGTTGGATCAAGCAGGCATGGATGGAGGAGGTGGTGCATCCTCTCCTGGTCGTCTTGTGACTTCCACCTGTGTTACGAGCTGTGCCGgtctcagcacagagatgctgaagCTCAGCTCCCTGCTAACAACACCCTGCCCTCCCTCGTAGCGTGGCCTCCCTGTGCACTGAGACCCTGCCCCTCCTGGCCGTCACCTTCATCACCGAGAACAGCCTGGTGGCCGCGGTGAGTCCgggctggggacacggggtgggcaCCTTGCTGGGAGCCAGCAGGAGGGTGCTGAGCAGGGCTACCTGGTTCCCCAGGGCCACGACTGCTACCCGATGCTGTTCACCTACGAGGAGAGCCAGGGCGCGCTGACCTTCGGGGGGAAGCTGGACGTCCCCAAGCAGAGCTCCCAGCGCGGCCTCACTGCTCGTGAGCGCTTCCAGAACCTGGACAAGAAAGCCAGCTCGGACACCGCCAACGCCACGCTGGACACCCTGCACAAGAACAGCATCAGGCACGTACCGGGGAGGcgagtgggtgggtgggggtcagGCTCCGCTGGGCTACCCTTGGGAGCTGCTTTGGGGTGCTGGCCCCTGAGCATCCCCTGGTTGTGCTGCTATCTAGTCTGGGAGCTGGGACAGCCCCGGAGCATCCCTGTGTATCCCTGGGCATTCCGGGGtatccctggagcatccctggaCATCTCTGCATGTGGATGGGGAATACAGAGGGGTCCAGCCCCGGgagctgggacagccctgggcatccctggagcatccctgggtATCCCTAGAGCATCTCTGCCCATGGGTGGGCAAGATGGAGGGGTCCAGCCCAGGGAACTGGAAcagccccagagcatccctgggtaTTCCCAAAGCATCCCTGCCCGTGGGTGGGGGAGATGGAGAGGTCTGTCCCCGGGAACTGGAACAGCCTGAGAGCATCCCTGGGTATCCCTGGACCATCCCTGCCAATGGGTGGGGGAGATGGAGAGGTCTGTCCCCGGGAACTGGAACAGCCTGAGAGCATCCCTGGGTATCCCTGGACCATCCCTGCCAATGGgtgggggagatggaggggtccagccctgggagctgggaCAGACCTGGGCATCTCTGGAGCATTCCTGAGTATCCCTgctccctggagcatccctgcacATGGGTGGGGGAGGCGAAGggctccagccccactgccctcccACCAACTCCTGGGCAGCCCCGAGGGCTTGGCAGGGGCCGGGGGCTGACCCCCCACCGCCTCTTTGCACCCCACAGCCAGATCTCGGTGCTGGCGGGTGGGAAGGCCAACTGCTCGCAGTTCTGCACCACGGGGATGGACGGCGGCATGGGCATCTGGGACGTCAAGGTGAGGTGTCCCCGCGGTCCCCCCCATGCTGGCAGCACCCAGCATTGAACCCTCGTTAGCCACAGCTCTAATTGcaatccccccccacccccccgctgcTGCGCAGCTCTTTGCTGTGGTGGTTGGGCCCATCCTGCCCATGGTGGGGTGTCCCACAGTCCTGAGTGGGATCTCCTTAACCCAGGGCTGGGTGGAGGGACACCCCTGGGTGGCACTTTGACAGTTCACCATCAGAGGGGGGGGGTCGACACCAGCCTTGCGCAGGGATCCAGCACCCTCTCCCGGCTTTGGCTTTGCCCACATGGCTTGAAAAATGagccaaaaccagccaaaatTGGGATCTCCTCCCCAGCGGGGATGGGCTGACACCCCAGGggacagcttccccccccccccaagctgtgcCCCCCTTCCAGCTCCCCAACCACCTCCAGTCACCTTGGAAAGCAAAAAGCTGATGACAAATGACCTCCCGCTTCGCTTTAGAGCCTGGAGTCGGCGCTGAAGGATCTCAAGATCAAATGAAGGAGCCAGTTGGGAAGGGCATCCcggctgccagcctgcccctgccctgccacccctgcctgcttgcccccgccagccccccccgTGCCACGCCAGCCGGCCGCGATGCCACCAGCGGCTTCCCCGGCTGCCAGCCAGCCCCGGCGGCTGCTCTCagacaaagaaaatctttttttttttactatttttgttaCCATCCTACCCTATGCTGGTCATACATcgcttaaagaaataaaaataaagtaaggaTTTTCCTGTATAAGTCAAATGATTtttgggggggcttttttttttaaaatagttcgaTGTAAACACGTGCATGATTAGAGCACATCAGCCGTGCCGCGTCTCACCGCTGATAGTCACATCCTTTCTGCTGCCAGCTCCGAGGATGAATCAGGACCGTGGGGATAAGGGGAACGTCACCTCCCCGTTCCCTGCTTCAGCACGGTTTCAAGCCAGGATTGGCATTAGAGAAAAGGTCGGGGTGAGGACGGAGGTGACAAGGTTTCCCATGttgctcccagctcctcccagacACTGGTCAAGCACCAGGAGAGCAAGTTGCCATCACGGGTTGACCAGGCAGCTCAGAGTGACGTTCCCCGTGGCAAATCCCCCCATCGCACCCTCGTGCCTCCAGCCAGGCACGGCCAGGATTACACAGAACTAATCACAGCATTTGTCATCCCGCATCTCTGCCACCGGGACCACCCCGAGAGCTCCTGTCTCGGCTCCAGGGCTGATTCTCCTCCAGCCTTCAGTCAGCAAGTCCGGGAAGCGCTGGCGTCCCTGGCACAGGGTGACAGCAAGACTCTCAGGGCACAGTGGGCTAGAGCATCTCCTGCTCCACAGCCCTACGCTGGGAGAGAGGAGGGCTGGTGGGGGTGACAGTTTGGGGACCGGCCTTCTGACACAGCGAGGAGGTCAGACAGCAGCCCGAGGGcaactgttttctcctctgtggtAACCAGATTGTGCAAGGCGTCCATCAGAGACAGCGGGAAGAGCTTCGTGCCTTCAGGCGGCGTCTGCTGAGGGAGCTCCTCAACCTCCAGCCAAATTCCACGAAGCTGCAGGAGTCACCGCACCATTTCCTGCACCTCAGCGGCGGCCTGTACCCTCACGTTCATTCACACACACGAGAGAAGCACCGAGCAGTTAtgataatttacattttaatcaGCCAAATATACAAGTTCTGTTGGTGTTGGTTTTGAAACTttatcaagttttttttttttccatctgggtCTGATACAATTAatgttggggttggtttgttgtttttttttttttttttttcctttaaacaaagGATGATGTGGTTAAAAACTGGCACTATCCCTAATacggagaagggaaaaaaaaaaaaaaaataaatgaagaggagggaaaaggggagaCTGGCTGCAAGAAAGGAGGGATGAACCCGGGAAGGAACggcactccagatgtccatgaaGTCAGGCTCCCAGATTATACTGCAACACCCTGCAGCAACATTTGACAGGCTGTTTGCCCCAAAGGATCCCTCAGATACATCATCCTTTGGGCTTTCACTAAGCAAGTCAAAGTCCCCCACCCCATGCCCCACCCCACAATGACCCCACAATCTATTTTCTTGCGATCTAATATTTGAAGCATCTCCCCTCCCGCACAGCTCCCTCCCCCcttgccccctccccccgcccctgtcTATTGAGTTCTTAACCCTACAACCAGCAAAAACATTCAGGTTTCCAAACTGTTACAGAGAATTGCTGTTCAGCACAGTTCTGCCCCGAAGAGAGCAGCTGTCCCTAACCCCAAATGGAAATCTGTGCCAGGATGAGGACAAACACATCGTCAGTGTCTCTTGGAGGTGAAGGTGAGGTCGATGCCGCAGTAACACCCGACGTGGCATCGATGGTATGCAACACGACAGAGTTCCTGGCAGGCACCAGGCACAGTCCCCTGGCGTTTCCTCCTCTTGCGTGTCCTGTGCTTACTTGTTAAGGGATAGTGACTGCAGTCTTTTCCCTGCCATGGCCGCTTCGTCTTTTGctgagggggggagggaaagagggaaaacaatAGAGGTTTCGTCATTTCACAGTGCACATCAGGGACTGGTGATCACTTGATGGCCTCAGAGACCGAAATCCCGCTGGCCATAAACAACGAGGTGACAGGACAAAATGCGCCCCCTCCCACCAATTCCTGGTACATCCCCCCCCAGGGGTAAGAGGAGCGGCCCCCCTTGCACGTCCCCTTCTGTCCTTGGCCTCTCTTCAGGCGTTCACAGCTCACCCTGATGCTGATGCACAGGTTTCTCTGTGGAAGCCACTAAGAACACACGTTTATCAGACTCCTGGTTCTCCCCCACCAGAGCCGAAGAGAAAGCCCAGCAGGGGAGGGACGCTGCAGATTCCCCAGGCAGGCTGGATCCCAGCACACCAAGCAGATAAATCACACCCAACGCACGGAGCTCACTAAAACCCCAAACTGGAGTtttacaggacaagaggaaatgggcgcaaacttgaacataagaagttccatctaaacatgaggaggaacttttatcactttgaaggtggcagagccctggaacaggctgcccagagaggtggtggagtctctgtctctggagacattcaaaccacacctggacacgttcctgtgcaacctgctctgggtggacctgctttggcaggggggttggactagatgatctccagaggtcccttccaaccccacatcaatTCTGTGGAGCAAGCACTGCCCAGGAGGCTGAGGACAATAAGGGTTTGAAGGGCAattcccttctctctttccctgctcAGATGTCCTAGAGCTTTATAAGAACAAACCGGCTGAACCTGGTTCTGATGAGAGGAGTTGTGATGACACTCAGCAACACCCCGCAGTCTCGGGAGATGAGGGATTACGATGTGTGATATGAGAAATCACGGCTCTTGGCAGTGCAGCCCTCACAAAGAGAAGTAAGAGGATATGATTAATTACTCTctaaccttttctttcttcttctttctttctggcaGCTTCTTCCCTTTGCTTCCGAATGATGGCTAGTCGGGCGAGATCTGCCTTCGCTTGTTCTGTTTTACCAGCTAGGTGCATTTTCATGtatctttcttttgccttttgtttctctATTTCCTCCCTGTTTGAAAGAAACACATGGGTCACCAGAGTATCCATGTAACGGTGAACACACAGAGCCGGGGAGACTTTGCGACGGGGAAGGACGGTGAGGACAGAGATAGATTTCCCACAGAGACCGGGGGTGGCCCCTGTTACCAGTTTTCAAGCACAGGTTATATCTATCGCAGGGTTTGAACTAGGATGATGAGAGAGATCATTTCTACCTTCGTTCAGCTAAATAAGGACACTGACACTCAACGAGGTCACATGAATTAGCCCCAGACTGCACAGCTCCATGACATGCTTTTCCCAGCCTTCCCCTCAAAGGTGCGCTTCGGCCGAAGCAATCTCTATCCCAGATTAGCAAACTTAAATCTTCCACTCTGAAACTATCCATCGCTAAATGAAACCACCAGATTAAACTTTGCTTCTCGTTTTATTCATCTGCTCAGACAAATATTTCACCACGATCCCTGGAATCTGGGAAACCGCTACCTGTCACTGGGGCACCTTCTGTAGCAAGATTAAGTGGCCCCAAGGTGACCTCTGGTTAATGCATTTCAGTTACGGCTGATTTTTGGCATAAAACTTGAGGAAAGGAATGGTCTACACCTGCTTCACAGCAACAAACTTCTCTCTCTCAGCGCACCCGGCCAAGCTGCCCGGTTCCAGGATAGCCAGAGCACAGACAACTTCTGTTAAATTTGTCAGGAAAGACATTTTCAACCACAGTGAGTCCCGCCTGACACTTTGCTGCTGTTCAGCGTCTGCTTTGAAAGCAGCACATCCaacaggacagggaactgctggagagggcacagcagaggaccgcaaagatgattaggggcctggagcatccctcttacaaggaaaggctgagggacttgggtctttttggtctggagaagagaagactgaggggggatctgatcaacgcctataaatacttaaagggtgggtgtcaggaggatgggaccagtcttttttcagtggtgcccagggacaggacaagaggaaatgggcacaaacttgaacataagaagttccatctaaacatgaggaggaacttttttcactttgagggtggcagagccctggaacaggctgcccagagaggtggtggagtctccttccctggagacattcaaacccacctggacacgttcctgtgcgacctgctctaggtggacctgcttc from Numenius arquata chromosome 14, bNumArq3.hap1.1, whole genome shotgun sequence encodes the following:
- the ARPC1B gene encoding actin-related protein 2/3 complex subunit 1B, with product MAYHSFLLEPISCHAWNKDRTQIALCPNNHEVHIYRKDGAKWTKVHELKEHNGQVTGIDWAPESNRLVTCGTDRNAYVWTLKGNVWKPTLVILRINRAARCVKWSPKENKFAVGSGSRLISICYFEQENDWWVCKHIKKPIRSTVLSLDWHPNNVLLAAGSCDFKCRIFSAYIKEVEERPSPTPWGSKMPFGELMFESSSSCGWVHSICFSASGARVAWVSHDSTLCLADANKKMAVASLCTETLPLLAVTFITENSLVAAGHDCYPMLFTYEESQGALTFGGKLDVPKQSSQRGLTARERFQNLDKKASSDTANATLDTLHKNSISQISVLAGGKANCSQFCTTGMDGGMGIWDVKSLESALKDLKIK